The following proteins are co-located in the Acidicapsa acidisoli genome:
- a CDS encoding CRTAC1 family protein gives MRDLRDAGVISLTRSLRNVLSCLVVVLSSAAVFAQAPSQSSGAMSGHSTGAPHAPVYDAQRRPITAGGFVDSGPVVFQDVTRAAGLDKWKHVMGTPQKKFILETDGSGVGLIDYDNDGWLDIYLVNGSTYKALDGKEPAPHAALFHNNHDGTFTDVTAKAGVANDRWGFGVAIADFDNDGWPDIFVANFGRNRLYRNNHDGTFTDVAEKAGVTLGNWSDGATWGDYDGDGRLDLFVSGYLHYDVNNQPTAGDGTVARAFCQLRGAPVMCGPRGLKGEPDHLFHNNGDGTFTDTSVKAGVSDPDAYYGFTSTFVDVNNDGRVDLLVANDSSPNYLYVNKGDGTFEDQSYVSGFALNKDGREIASMGLAVGDYRNNGLLDLLVTDFSDDYKVLYRNDGELNFSDVSDQVGIAQMPVPFLGWGVGLVDYDNDGWKDIFMVNGHVYPEVDQHDWGTTYAQRPLLFHSLKGEKFEYIPPVKGTGLAVVTPGRGAAFGDLFNDGKIDVVISPIDGPPVLLRNVNPDHHHWVELKLVGGPKSPRDAVGATVYLTANGMRQREDVLSGGSFISSNDQRAHFGLGDATDAGTAEIHWPSGFKETIQLPASDRIYTLTEGKGITAALCQGKPCPKPK, from the coding sequence ATGAGGGATCTTCGCGACGCTGGAGTTATTTCCCTTACGAGATCACTTCGGAATGTTCTCTCGTGCCTTGTTGTAGTGCTGTCCTCAGCCGCTGTTTTTGCGCAAGCGCCTTCGCAGTCTTCCGGCGCAATGAGTGGCCATAGCACGGGTGCTCCACATGCTCCGGTGTACGACGCTCAAAGACGTCCCATCACTGCGGGAGGATTTGTCGATTCAGGCCCCGTTGTATTCCAGGATGTAACCAGAGCTGCCGGACTGGATAAGTGGAAGCATGTGATGGGCACGCCGCAGAAAAAATTCATTCTGGAGACGGACGGGTCCGGCGTTGGGCTGATCGATTACGACAATGACGGCTGGCTGGATATCTATCTTGTCAATGGTTCGACTTACAAGGCGCTTGATGGCAAGGAGCCTGCGCCACACGCGGCGCTCTTTCACAACAATCACGATGGCACGTTTACGGATGTCACGGCAAAGGCAGGTGTCGCGAACGACCGCTGGGGCTTTGGCGTGGCCATCGCGGACTTTGACAACGACGGCTGGCCGGATATCTTCGTCGCCAACTTCGGCAGGAACCGGCTTTATCGCAACAATCACGATGGAACTTTTACCGATGTTGCCGAGAAGGCCGGAGTTACCCTTGGCAACTGGTCCGATGGCGCGACCTGGGGCGATTATGACGGTGATGGGAGACTCGATCTTTTTGTCTCCGGCTATCTTCACTACGATGTGAACAACCAGCCGACTGCGGGTGATGGCACGGTGGCGCGCGCCTTCTGCCAGTTGCGCGGAGCGCCGGTCATGTGCGGGCCGCGAGGGCTCAAAGGCGAACCGGATCATCTCTTTCATAACAACGGCGATGGAACATTTACCGACACGAGCGTAAAGGCTGGCGTTTCCGATCCTGACGCTTATTACGGATTCACTTCGACTTTTGTCGATGTGAACAATGACGGCCGGGTTGATCTGCTGGTAGCCAACGATTCTTCGCCGAACTACTTGTATGTGAACAAGGGCGATGGGACGTTTGAAGACCAGAGCTACGTCTCCGGATTCGCGTTGAACAAGGATGGGCGCGAGATAGCCTCGATGGGCCTTGCCGTGGGCGACTACCGCAACAACGGATTACTGGATCTGCTGGTAACGGATTTCTCTGACGATTACAAAGTGTTGTACCGGAACGACGGCGAGCTGAACTTTTCCGACGTAAGCGACCAGGTGGGAATTGCGCAGATGCCTGTCCCGTTTCTGGGCTGGGGTGTTGGACTGGTGGACTATGACAATGACGGCTGGAAGGATATTTTCATGGTCAATGGCCATGTGTATCCGGAGGTTGATCAGCACGACTGGGGCACCACTTATGCGCAGCGTCCGCTGCTCTTTCATAGCCTGAAGGGCGAGAAGTTTGAATATATTCCGCCGGTGAAGGGAACCGGGCTTGCGGTTGTCACTCCGGGTCGCGGTGCGGCTTTTGGCGACCTGTTCAACGATGGCAAGATCGATGTTGTCATCAGCCCAATTGACGGCCCTCCGGTGCTGCTTCGCAACGTGAATCCGGATCATCATCATTGGGTTGAGTTGAAGCTTGTAGGAGGGCCGAAGAGTCCGCGAGACGCCGTTGGAGCGACGGTCTATCTCACTGCTAACGGGATGCGCCAGCGCGAAGATGTCCTCAGCGGCGGCAGCTTCATTTCTTCAAATGACCAGCGGGCGCACTTTGGCCTTGGAGATGCAACTGACGCCGGTACTGCCGAGATTCATTGGCCTTCGGGATTCAAGGAAACCATCCAGCTTCCCGCATCCGATCGTATCTATACTCTCACGGAGGGCAAGGGAATTACAGCAGCGCTTTGCCAAGGTAAGCCTTGCCCAAAGCCGAAGTAA
- a CDS encoding CRTAC1 family protein, producing the protein MSSGNSTGAAAQAIYDEQHRPITAGGFVDKGPVVFADISKQSGLASWSHVMGTPDKKYILDADGSGVGLLDYDNDGWLDIYLVNGSTFDALDGKQTPPHAALFRNNQDGTFTDVAEKAGVTNDRWGFGVAIGDFDNDGWPDIAVTNWGKNRLYRNNHDGTFTDVAEKAKITLGNWSSGVTWGDYDGDGRLDLFISGYVHFDRDQLPVSGSKVVGYAQCKFRGVVSMCGPRGLQGEPDHLFHNNGDGTFTDVSVKAGVNDPNNYYGFTSVFVDINNDGKPDLLVANDSVASYLYINKGKGIFEDDSYVSGFAVNKDGREVASMGLAVGDYENNGLLDIYDTDFSDDYKVLFHNDGDANFTDVSYRAGVAQTAIPFLGWGDGFLDYDNDGWRDIFEVNGHVYPDAGDHDWGTSYAERPLLFHNLKNGKFEYVPPVVGTGLADVIPARGAAFGDLFNDGKIDVVINPIDGPAVLLRNVNPDHHHWVELKLVGGGKTEKSPGSPRDAMCATVYLKANGMTQRDDVMSSGSYISSNDQRLHFGLGDATEAGTAEIHWPSGAKQTIKLPAVDRIYTISEDAGITGALCAGKPCSVDAAKPAAPK; encoded by the coding sequence ATGAGCTCCGGCAACTCGACTGGCGCAGCCGCCCAGGCGATCTACGACGAGCAGCATCGGCCCATTACCGCGGGCGGCTTCGTCGACAAGGGCCCGGTGGTCTTCGCCGACATCTCCAAACAGTCGGGTCTTGCGAGCTGGTCGCATGTCATGGGCACGCCGGATAAGAAATACATCCTCGACGCCGACGGCTCGGGTGTGGGATTGCTCGATTACGACAACGACGGCTGGCTCGACATCTACCTCGTCAACGGATCGACCTTTGATGCACTCGACGGCAAGCAAACTCCGCCGCACGCAGCGCTCTTTCGCAACAACCAGGACGGAACCTTTACCGACGTGGCGGAGAAAGCCGGCGTGACCAATGACCGCTGGGGGTTTGGCGTCGCCATCGGGGACTTCGACAACGACGGCTGGCCGGATATCGCCGTGACGAACTGGGGCAAAAACCGGCTGTACCGCAACAATCACGACGGAACATTCACCGATGTTGCGGAAAAAGCGAAGATAACTCTGGGTAACTGGTCGTCAGGCGTTACGTGGGGCGACTATGACGGCGATGGCAGGCTCGACCTGTTTATCTCGGGGTATGTTCACTTCGATCGCGACCAATTGCCGGTCAGCGGCAGCAAGGTCGTCGGTTATGCTCAATGCAAATTTCGCGGTGTCGTCAGCATGTGCGGCCCGCGTGGGCTGCAGGGCGAGCCGGATCATCTCTTTCACAACAACGGCGACGGGACTTTTACCGATGTCAGCGTTAAGGCCGGCGTGAACGATCCGAATAACTACTACGGATTCACCTCGGTCTTTGTCGACATCAACAACGATGGCAAGCCCGATCTTCTGGTGGCCAACGACTCCGTCGCAAGCTATCTCTACATCAACAAAGGCAAAGGAATATTTGAGGATGACAGCTACGTCTCAGGATTCGCAGTCAACAAGGATGGCCGCGAAGTAGCCTCCATGGGGCTCGCAGTCGGCGATTACGAGAACAACGGACTGCTCGATATCTACGACACCGACTTCTCCGACGACTATAAGGTGCTCTTCCATAACGACGGAGACGCGAACTTTACCGACGTAAGTTATCGCGCCGGAGTTGCGCAGACGGCGATACCGTTTCTTGGCTGGGGCGATGGCTTCCTCGATTACGATAACGACGGCTGGCGCGATATCTTCGAGGTCAACGGCCATGTCTATCCGGATGCCGGAGATCACGATTGGGGCACGAGTTACGCCGAGCGGCCGCTGCTGTTTCACAACCTCAAGAACGGTAAGTTCGAATATGTTCCTCCCGTGGTTGGAACCGGTCTGGCGGATGTGATTCCCGCTCGCGGCGCTGCGTTTGGCGATCTCTTCAACGACGGGAAGATCGATGTGGTCATCAATCCCATCGATGGACCTGCCGTGCTGCTGCGCAATGTCAATCCGGATCATCATCATTGGGTCGAGTTGAAGCTCGTCGGTGGTGGCAAGACAGAGAAAAGCCCGGGGAGCCCGCGCGATGCCATGTGCGCCACGGTCTATCTCAAGGCGAACGGGATGACGCAGCGGGACGATGTGATGAGCAGCGGAAGCTATATCTCATCCAACGATCAGCGTTTGCACTTCGGGTTGGGAGACGCTACGGAGGCGGGCACGGCGGAGATTCACTGGCCATCGGGCGCGAAGCAGACGATTAAGCTTCCGGCGGTTGACCGGATTTACACCATCTCGGAGGACGCAGGTATCACTGGCGCGCTTTGCGCTGGCAAACCATGCTCCGTCGACGCCGCGAAGCCCGCTGCGCCTAAGTAA
- a CDS encoding acyltransferase family protein, with translation MTTTVPSPNLISGSNPAGEVSPIRRLLSLDALRGITIAFMIMVNNNGSNHAWWFMEHAQWNGLTPTDLVFPTFLFVVGVSIVFAYEARLAKGETRTQLAWQTLRRAAILFAFGLIVNGYPHFPLGTLRIYGVLQRIAICYLIAGLFYLWDRGWQSKAVVVVGALIGYWIVMRWVPVPGLGLPGRDVPFLDKDANMVAWLDRHIFPGRLYEGVRDPEGLLSDLPALGTALLGVLTGIWLRSKRTLGAKASGVAGGAAACLITGSLWAIWFPLNKKLWTSSYVLVAAGVALTLLALLFWAIEVRGWRGKWTWAPLVLGSNAIAAYMISELLGSTLNLIAGWIHGGPFNMERWIFLHCFAWIPNGGLASFAYSFVYMAVCFVPIWILYRNKIFLKV, from the coding sequence ATGACGACCACAGTTCCATCCCCGAACCTTATTTCCGGCTCAAACCCCGCCGGAGAAGTCAGCCCGATTCGCCGCCTGCTCTCCCTGGATGCCCTGCGCGGCATCACCATCGCCTTCATGATCATGGTGAACAACAACGGCAGCAATCATGCCTGGTGGTTCATGGAGCACGCGCAATGGAACGGCCTCACCCCAACCGACCTGGTATTTCCGACCTTCCTCTTCGTCGTCGGCGTCTCCATCGTCTTTGCCTACGAGGCTCGCCTGGCAAAAGGTGAAACCCGCACGCAACTCGCCTGGCAGACGCTCCGCCGGGCTGCGATCCTGTTTGCCTTCGGCCTCATCGTGAACGGGTATCCCCACTTTCCGCTCGGCACACTGCGCATTTACGGCGTCCTGCAACGCATTGCAATCTGCTACCTGATCGCGGGACTCTTCTACCTCTGGGACCGCGGATGGCAAAGCAAAGCTGTCGTAGTTGTCGGCGCGCTGATCGGCTACTGGATCGTCATGCGCTGGGTGCCCGTCCCAGGTCTGGGACTGCCGGGGCGCGATGTCCCATTTCTAGACAAGGACGCAAACATGGTTGCGTGGCTGGATCGCCACATTTTTCCAGGCAGGCTCTATGAAGGCGTCCGCGACCCCGAAGGGCTGCTGAGCGATCTGCCCGCGCTGGGGACGGCCCTGCTGGGAGTTCTCACCGGCATCTGGCTCCGCAGCAAGCGCACGCTCGGCGCGAAAGCGTCGGGTGTGGCCGGCGGGGCGGCTGCGTGCCTGATAACCGGCTCGCTCTGGGCGATCTGGTTTCCGCTCAACAAAAAACTCTGGACCAGCTCCTATGTGCTCGTCGCAGCCGGTGTGGCCCTGACCTTGCTCGCGCTTCTCTTCTGGGCCATCGAGGTTCGCGGCTGGCGCGGAAAATGGACCTGGGCTCCGCTCGTCCTCGGCTCCAACGCAATCGCCGCTTACATGATCTCCGAGCTACTTGGATCCACACTGAACCTGATTGCCGGCTGGATTCATGGAGGTCCGTTCAACATGGAGCGCTGGATCTTCCTGCACTGTTTTGCATGGATTCCCAATGGCGGCCTGGCGTCGTTCGCCTATTCCTTCGTTTACATGGCCGTGTGCTTCGTGCCCATCTGGATTCTCTATCGCAACAAGATTTTCCTCAAAGTGTAG
- the bglX gene encoding beta-glucosidase BglX → MKKTFDQLLLTTSLFCLVLTSFLVLPSLAAAQAAPVPNAQLAAKDLNARVEALLKKMTLEEKIGQTVQYSAGFATGPSGSKLSYEDLTQRGAIGSLLNVQGAEQTNRFQHIAMDKSRLHIPLIFGMDVIHGQHTIFPVPLGLAASWDPKLIAGVAHTSAIEARADGLSWVFSPMVDISRDARWGRMVESAGEDPYLGSAIARGWVLGYQQNDLTKPDSVAVSVKHFAAYGAAIAGRDYNAVDMSDITLRQVYLPPYHAAVDAGAATVMSSFNSINGVPATANPYTLTQILRKEWGFDGFVVSDWGAVSELLNHAIGPDGATVARKALEAGVDMDMEGNLYGTTLAAQVRSGQIPESVVDEAVRRILRVKFALGLFEHPYTPVTPPYAPTAENRAQARAVAAETIVLLKNDPVEGAGALLPLSKSAKTVALIGPLADSAKEMLGSWGALGDPKFAISLRQALQERLGDHLLYAKGCEILSGNDANVLRHVSFIDQANPPSSEVTEAVPDDAKTIAEAVETAKKADVAILALGESADWMTGEASSRAHLDLPGHQEQLLEAVAATGKPVILVMFTGRPNAIKWAGAHIPAIVEAWYPGMEGGHAVADVLFGDVNPSAKTPVSFPRATGQEPLYYAQMPTGRPAHGDLSHLPTNAQEKFMSRYLDEDNSALFPFGWGLSYTRFSYSQPAVSKAQVSRQDVAEGHAPGLTVSVDVRNSGSVAGTEVVQLYVRNTSASVEQPLRELKGFARVTLAPGETKHVEFPLGFDELSFYNVESKRVVEPTTYKVFVGGSSLASEETSFQVN, encoded by the coding sequence ATGAAAAAAACGTTTGACCAACTCTTGCTGACCACTTCTCTGTTCTGTCTCGTGCTTACGTCCTTTCTCGTGCTTCCTTCGCTTGCTGCTGCACAGGCTGCGCCAGTGCCCAACGCGCAGCTTGCAGCCAAAGACCTGAACGCACGTGTCGAGGCGCTGCTGAAGAAGATGACCCTGGAAGAGAAAATCGGCCAGACAGTGCAGTATTCGGCTGGTTTTGCCACCGGGCCGTCCGGCTCCAAGCTGAGCTATGAAGATCTGACCCAACGCGGAGCTATTGGTTCCCTGCTCAACGTCCAAGGCGCGGAACAGACCAACCGCTTCCAGCACATTGCTATGGACAAGTCGCGGCTGCATATCCCACTCATCTTCGGCATGGACGTGATCCACGGTCAGCACACAATCTTTCCCGTTCCGCTGGGACTGGCAGCGAGTTGGGACCCTAAGTTGATTGCGGGTGTGGCGCATACCTCAGCGATTGAGGCGCGGGCTGACGGCCTTTCGTGGGTCTTTTCGCCCATGGTGGATATCTCGCGCGATGCTCGCTGGGGCCGCATGGTGGAGTCCGCCGGGGAAGACCCATATCTGGGTTCGGCAATCGCACGCGGCTGGGTCCTCGGTTACCAGCAGAACGATCTGACCAAACCGGATTCGGTTGCCGTCAGTGTCAAGCACTTTGCCGCATACGGCGCGGCCATCGCGGGCCGCGATTACAACGCGGTGGATATGAGCGACATTACGCTACGCCAGGTCTATCTGCCGCCGTACCACGCGGCTGTCGATGCGGGCGCGGCCACAGTGATGAGCAGCTTCAATTCCATCAATGGCGTTCCTGCGACGGCAAATCCATACACGCTTACGCAGATTCTGCGTAAGGAGTGGGGATTTGACGGCTTTGTGGTCTCCGACTGGGGCGCGGTTTCGGAGCTGCTGAATCATGCCATCGGGCCAGATGGCGCGACGGTTGCCCGCAAGGCGCTTGAGGCGGGTGTGGACATGGACATGGAAGGCAATCTATACGGGACGACGCTTGCCGCGCAGGTGCGCTCCGGGCAGATTCCGGAGTCGGTTGTGGATGAGGCAGTGCGACGTATCCTGCGCGTGAAGTTTGCTCTCGGTCTTTTCGAGCATCCTTACACTCCGGTGACGCCTCCGTATGCGCCCACTGCGGAAAACCGCGCCCAGGCCCGCGCCGTCGCCGCGGAGACGATTGTCCTGCTCAAGAACGATCCGGTCGAGGGGGCCGGCGCGCTGCTGCCGCTGAGCAAGTCAGCAAAGACGGTCGCTCTGATTGGCCCGTTGGCGGATTCGGCGAAGGAGATGCTCGGGTCGTGGGGTGCGCTCGGCGATCCGAAGTTCGCGATTTCGCTGCGTCAGGCTTTGCAGGAGCGGCTGGGCGATCATCTGCTTTACGCCAAGGGCTGCGAGATTCTCTCCGGCAACGACGCCAACGTCCTGCGCCATGTGAGCTTCATCGATCAGGCAAATCCCCCGTCCTCCGAAGTTACGGAGGCGGTGCCGGATGACGCCAAAACCATCGCCGAGGCCGTTGAAACGGCTAAGAAGGCCGATGTGGCGATTCTGGCTCTCGGCGAGAGCGCCGACTGGATGACCGGCGAAGCCTCCAGCCGCGCGCATCTCGATCTGCCTGGCCATCAGGAGCAGCTTCTTGAGGCTGTCGCGGCGACTGGTAAGCCGGTGATTCTGGTGATGTTCACGGGGCGTCCTAACGCGATCAAATGGGCCGGGGCACACATTCCCGCCATCGTCGAGGCATGGTATCCGGGCATGGAGGGTGGTCATGCCGTCGCAGATGTCCTCTTCGGCGATGTGAATCCCTCGGCCAAGACGCCGGTCAGCTTCCCGCGCGCGACCGGCCAGGAGCCGCTCTACTATGCGCAGATGCCGACGGGCCGCCCCGCGCATGGCGATCTGAGCCATCTGCCGACCAACGCCCAGGAAAAATTCATGTCCCGCTATCTCGACGAGGACAACTCCGCGCTGTTCCCCTTCGGATGGGGCTTGAGCTATACCCGGTTCAGCTATTCGCAACCGGCGGTGAGCAAGGCGCAGGTTTCTCGTCAGGATGTGGCCGAGGGGCACGCGCCGGGACTTACCGTTAGCGTGGATGTGCGCAACTCCGGCAGCGTGGCGGGAACCGAGGTGGTTCAACTATACGTGCGCAATACCTCTGCCTCAGTCGAGCAGCCGCTTCGCGAATTGAAAGGCTTTGCCCGAGTCACGCTGGCGCCCGGCGAAACGAAGCACGTCGAGTTTCCGCTCGGCTTCGACGAGTTGAGCTTCTACAACGTGGAGAGCAAGCGCGTGGTTGAGCCGACGACTTACAAGGTTTTCGTTGGAGGTAGTTCACTGGCTTCAGAGGAGACCAGTTTTCAGGTGAACTAG
- a CDS encoding ankyrin repeat domain-containing protein translates to MFPNPQSALPLPPRPSLERYRKIAKELVKACRSGSKPTVSSDEPDAISLWGEAWIDDLVRLTGLTVEPQLPVRIESWIDGVAEFARRQLGKGEGDGRTCTLADAQFVIARSHGFESWPKFARHLEALQAVQSPEWRFEATVDAIVSGDIALLERLLTEEPGLVQARSMREHGATLLHYVAANGVEGYRQKTPQNIVEIAAMLLRAGADVNATANVYGGGSTTLGLAATSGHPDRAGVQEELLRVLLEHGAKIPDGTVRVCLANGRAKAAEFLASRVGHLSLAEAAGVGRLDLVEPDLVASLGKDAALHADAAREELQNGLLFSCQFGHDSVVDFLLKMGVDPKVSDGRGQTALHHAVIGGHATTVRLLLEHKAPLEAKNSYGGTVLDQALWSAAHGGDPDAYIAILEALTAAGARMPEGHVPVNSRVDAWLDEHGSRAEPGWYWSGEKPRDERQRNSRS, encoded by the coding sequence ATGTTTCCCAATCCGCAAAGCGCCTTGCCGCTGCCGCCGCGCCCCAGCTTGGAGCGCTACCGAAAAATTGCAAAAGAACTGGTGAAGGCTTGCAGGTCCGGGTCTAAGCCGACTGTCTCATCCGATGAGCCGGATGCGATTTCCTTGTGGGGCGAGGCATGGATAGACGATCTGGTGCGGCTCACAGGACTCACGGTTGAACCTCAGCTTCCAGTACGCATCGAGAGTTGGATTGACGGCGTCGCCGAGTTTGCGCGGCGTCAGTTAGGGAAGGGTGAAGGGGACGGGCGGACTTGCACGCTTGCCGATGCCCAGTTTGTGATCGCTCGCTCGCATGGGTTTGAAAGCTGGCCGAAGTTTGCGCGGCATCTCGAAGCCTTGCAGGCCGTCCAATCTCCGGAATGGCGATTTGAGGCTACTGTGGATGCGATTGTTTCCGGCGATATCGCTTTGCTGGAGCGTTTGTTGACCGAGGAGCCGGGACTCGTTCAGGCGCGGTCGATGCGAGAGCACGGCGCGACACTGCTCCACTACGTCGCGGCGAACGGTGTGGAGGGCTACCGGCAGAAGACTCCGCAGAACATTGTGGAGATTGCCGCGATGCTGCTGCGTGCGGGCGCGGATGTGAATGCCACAGCGAATGTCTATGGCGGCGGATCAACAACACTCGGGCTGGCGGCGACGAGCGGCCATCCGGACCGCGCGGGTGTGCAGGAGGAACTGCTTCGGGTACTGCTGGAGCATGGCGCGAAGATTCCCGACGGAACGGTGCGGGTCTGCCTGGCGAATGGAAGAGCGAAAGCGGCGGAGTTTCTGGCCAGCCGTGTTGGTCATCTCAGTCTGGCCGAAGCGGCGGGAGTGGGGCGTCTCGATCTGGTTGAACCCGATCTAGTCGCGTCTCTTGGAAAAGATGCCGCGCTACACGCAGACGCCGCGCGGGAAGAGTTGCAGAATGGCTTGCTCTTCTCATGCCAGTTTGGCCACGATTCCGTGGTCGATTTTCTACTCAAGATGGGCGTCGATCCAAAGGTCTCCGATGGCCGTGGTCAAACTGCACTGCACCATGCGGTGATTGGCGGTCACGCGACGACGGTGAGGCTGCTTCTGGAGCACAAGGCTCCGCTTGAAGCAAAGAACTCCTACGGAGGCACTGTGCTGGATCAGGCGCTTTGGTCTGCCGCGCACGGTGGCGATCCCGATGCTTATATTGCCATTCTGGAGGCTCTGACGGCTGCCGGCGCACGAATGCCAGAGGGGCATGTGCCGGTCAACTCCCGCGTGGATGCATGGCTCGATGAGCACGGAAGCCGGGCCGAGCCGGGGTGGTATTGGTCTGGCGAAAAGCCCAGAGATGAGAGGCAGAGAAATTCGCGGAGCTGA
- a CDS encoding GNAT family N-acetyltransferase, giving the protein MMKPSSDWQIRTASASDIPALHALIEASVRGLQAGDYTPAQIEGALGTVLGLDTQLIRDQTYFLVETNSAEESPEGSRGRKALAGCGGWSKRKTLFGADRGPGREPELLDPAIDAAKVRAIFVHPNFARCGLGSHILAHVEAAAQAAGFRHFEMGSTLTGVPLYRLKGYVEIERIAVPLHNGEALPIVRMTKAAMPRS; this is encoded by the coding sequence ATGATGAAGCCTTCGTCAGACTGGCAAATTCGAACCGCCAGCGCAAGCGATATCCCCGCCCTGCACGCGCTCATCGAAGCCTCCGTCCGTGGCCTCCAGGCAGGCGACTACACCCCCGCGCAAATCGAAGGCGCATTGGGCACCGTCCTCGGCCTGGATACGCAACTAATCCGCGATCAGACCTATTTCCTCGTGGAAACAAACTCGGCCGAAGAATCACCCGAAGGATCAAGAGGCCGGAAGGCCCTCGCCGGCTGCGGCGGATGGTCCAAACGCAAAACTCTCTTCGGCGCGGACCGTGGCCCAGGCCGCGAACCGGAACTGCTCGATCCCGCAATCGACGCAGCCAAAGTCCGCGCGATCTTCGTTCATCCCAACTTCGCCCGCTGCGGGCTGGGCAGCCACATCCTCGCCCACGTCGAAGCAGCGGCGCAGGCAGCAGGTTTTCGCCACTTCGAAATGGGCTCGACCCTGACCGGCGTTCCGCTCTACCGCCTCAAAGGCTACGTAGAAATCGAGCGAATCGCCGTCCCTTTGCACAACGGCGAGGCCCTACCCATCGTCCGGATGACCAAGGCCGCAATGCCTCGCAGCTAA
- a CDS encoding acyltransferase, translating to MAESTVAQQPSHVVHPLPEAEELYRRWIAFLDEEFTRHQAAERRAEIVRDQLFQLYLGRPHGGKLNFTLTSELPLNVLQLSLDPGNITLEAEHYPDVDHERFARSKPLLWFWIMFDRSPIGLNHWLGIRLRCMLGRHLFAKMGKGVRIDHGVELTYGYNLSIEDGVIVRHRALLDDRAEIHIGKSAVIGNYARIYSHTHAADDYDKVIFAPTSIGERARVGTHTVVLAGTQMPDGTIVGPQGTAEEQKG from the coding sequence ATGGCCGAATCCACTGTCGCCCAACAGCCCAGCCACGTTGTCCATCCACTGCCCGAGGCGGAAGAACTCTACCGCCGCTGGATCGCCTTCCTGGATGAAGAGTTCACCCGGCACCAGGCCGCTGAACGCCGCGCGGAAATTGTGCGCGACCAGCTCTTCCAGCTCTACCTGGGCCGTCCGCACGGGGGCAAGCTCAACTTCACGCTCACCAGCGAACTCCCGCTCAACGTACTACAGCTCTCTCTCGATCCCGGAAATATCACGCTCGAAGCCGAGCACTATCCCGACGTAGACCACGAGCGCTTCGCCCGCAGCAAGCCGCTGCTCTGGTTCTGGATCATGTTCGACCGCTCGCCCATCGGCCTCAATCACTGGCTGGGCATTCGGCTCCGCTGTATGCTGGGCCGTCACCTCTTCGCAAAAATGGGCAAAGGCGTCCGAATCGACCATGGCGTCGAGCTGACCTACGGCTACAACCTGAGCATCGAGGATGGAGTCATCGTCCGCCACCGCGCGCTGCTTGATGACCGCGCCGAGATTCACATCGGCAAGAGCGCTGTCATCGGCAACTACGCCCGTATCTACTCCCATACCCACGCAGCAGACGACTACGACAAGGTCATCTTCGCCCCAACCAGCATTGGCGAACGCGCACGCGTCGGAACCCACACCGTAGTGCTCGCCGGCACGCAGATGCCCGACGGAACAATCGTCGGACCGCAAGGCACGGCGGAAGAACAGAAAGGCTAG
- a CDS encoding site-2 protease family protein, whose translation MQASSIELVIALYQFVILLFSLSVHECAHAWMSSRLGDQTARLEGRISLNPTRHIDPIGTLLYPALMILGPFIGFGGGGVVFGWGKPVPIITRNFTKITRDDNLVSLAGPAANLLLTLVAFVLMVVLALAIPGGRSAVIGTVQGQIFLGEASAPQAMAMLFWLMIEVNLALFFFNFLPIPPLDASRFVRNLLPYNALNTFDTIGRFGFVIIFILGRFVVGIFLGPAMGIVVAALSVFLRQR comes from the coding sequence TTGCAAGCCTCAAGTATTGAGCTCGTTATTGCGCTGTATCAGTTTGTCATCCTCCTTTTCTCGCTCTCCGTTCATGAGTGCGCCCATGCCTGGATGTCCTCACGCCTGGGCGACCAGACGGCGCGGCTCGAAGGCCGCATCAGCCTCAACCCCACCCGGCACATCGACCCCATCGGCACACTGCTCTATCCTGCGCTCATGATCCTTGGGCCTTTCATCGGCTTCGGCGGAGGAGGAGTTGTCTTCGGCTGGGGCAAGCCGGTACCGATTATCACCCGCAACTTCACCAAGATCACCCGCGACGACAATCTCGTCAGCCTCGCCGGACCTGCTGCAAACCTGCTGCTCACTCTTGTTGCATTCGTCCTCATGGTCGTGCTGGCGCTGGCCATCCCCGGCGGGCGCAGCGCGGTTATCGGCACCGTTCAGGGCCAGATCTTCCTTGGCGAAGCCTCCGCGCCACAGGCGATGGCCATGCTCTTCTGGCTGATGATCGAGGTCAATCTCGCGCTCTTCTTCTTCAATTTTCTGCCCATTCCGCCCCTCGACGCCAGCCGCTTCGTCCGCAATCTCTTGCCCTACAACGCGTTGAACACCTTCGATACGATCGGCCGTTTCGGTTTCGTCATCATCTTCATCCTGGGCCGCTTCGTCGTGGGCATCTTCCTTGGGCCGGCCATGGGTATTGTCGTCGCTGCCCTTTCTGTCTTTCTGCGACAGCGATAG